TCTCATCCAACCCTCACCACCCTTATCAATTAAGGAGTAGTAAAGTTTGTTTTCAACAATATAACAAactaattacataatttttgtCAAAAACTTCTACATCTATTTGCTTTCTTAGTATACTTATACATTTCTATCCTCTTCACGATTTCACGAATGATTGTACTCACTATCTCTGTATATTGTACATGTACTTCCTTGAACTATTTTCAGTTTCTGACTTTTCATATGTGATATACTATTGCTCCCAAAATAGCAGTTGTCACTTGTTTCTTAAATCTCTTCCAATGTTTCACTTTGATCAGCTACAGTGTAGTCTTCAAATCTCTTGTCGGGACTGAAATTTTCGACCATTGTGCTAGTGTATCTCTCACTTTGACTCCACAAACAAGTGATTATTTATCTCTAATACTGCAGCCTGACACAGGCAACAGTTCCTATCATCTACCTGAATGTTCATATTCAACAGTCTGTCCTTCGTAAGCAATCTATTTTGCATTGCTAGCCACATAATAAATCTCTGTCTTGGCAGTGATACAGAGTTCCACAGTAATTCTGCTACCTCCAGCTTTGTTTGGTTCCCTATCAGATCAATATAACCACTTGTAGTGGAGTATTGCCCATTTAGAGTAAGTCTGAGTTTTCCTTACACATACCAGtgcttcatttttttccttcagAGAGCCTCCAATACCAACTACTATCTATTGGTGCTTTATGATCCTAAAATGTCTCTGTTGTTTTGATGTAGATCTCATGTACCCACAATGACTCCTTATTCAGGCCGATTGCCATATTGATTTGCCAACAGTAGCCACATTCCAATTCTCACATCCTTTGATGTTCAATTCATCTTGCCTCTCTGGATAccaatgatattttcttttttccttcacTGCCACCCCACAAATATTCTCTACATTTCCTATCAACCTCTTTAACAACACTTTGAGGGAGTATGAATACTGAACCCCAGAAGTTTTGAATTGAAAACAACACAGCCAGAACCACTTGAAGCCTCCCAGCACAGGAGAGTTGTTTGGCATAGAAAAACCTAATCCTGATTGTAATCTTTTCAACTAGTTGATAACATTCAAGTTTACCCCATCTCTTCGATGTGAGGGGAAGTCCTAAGTATCTGATAGGAAATAAACCTTTTGTAAATCCAGTAATCTCCAAAAGTTGTTTCTGCACTTGCTCATTAATAACAGCACATATCATGCTCGATTTTTCCACGTTGGCCACCAGTCCAGTATCAACACTAAAATGAACTAGTGCTTCCAACTCTAGTAACAGATTTAGTGTCTCTTTTACAGAATATGATTAGATCACATGCAAAGACTAATTGATCTAATCGAAGAGCTTTACATATAGGGTGAAACTTAAAATCTGGCATATCTTTTAGCAGTCTTGATAGGTATTCCATAGTTAGCACAAATAGAAGAGGGGAGATAGGATCTCCTTGTCTCAATCATCTCTTTCCTTCAAAATAACCATATCCCTCACCATTAAGTTTCACAGTGAATTTGGCTGTTGATACACATACCATTATCCAGTTAATGAATCTTGCTGGAAATCCAAACACTCTCAAAGCTTCATCCAAGAATTCTCAACTAACCATGTCATATCCTTTCTTAAGTCTATCTGCATCAAACATATAGGAATGATCTTCCTATTATTATATTGTCTCAATAAATCATGACCTATCAGGATATTATGCACCATAGACCTTCCTTGCACAAATGCAACTAATTATAATGGTATGTTACTAAAAGATATCACATAATTATCTAATACGTAATTAATacttgttaatattttatagtcTAATGATATTGGTGTGATTCTTCTTTGtaggaaacttacataaatatactataataataaaaaatttatcatttatagcaataatttttttccccacttgatcacttttaattcaattataatacaagtttaatacatattacaaagaacaacttattattcacatttaatacaaattttaatgatgaataatacatttatcacacattttaatatacttataatacaatgtgacaattttttaccaaacaaacatgatatatttcaaaaaaacaactaaaattcatatatattgcatacataattcacttttaatacatattatagatttaatacagcattgctataaatggtaataaataaaaaatatcgctaaaatcagtaattattttttggaaaaattgtatatagtagcaactaataacctaaaataaatggaatagctagggtttgatttaattgtgctccatagcaaacgttagctaaaatttgccagcgtctctctcccagaaatctcgctcgccactctccattctcgctcgcctctctcgctttatacacagaagtgtataattctgtttctgttttgtataaagcgagagaaaattgtatatacacatgcaaaatatatatcttcatgttatacacttaattatacaatttacaaacattttacttcaaatattaaagagaaaaaggtcaacgaattatacaattgcgaattatacaattgcagtgaaatacaattttctctagctttatacaacagaagtgtatatattgtgtttctgtttttgtataaagcgagaaaaacatatatcttcttgctatacacttataattatgcaatatacatacattttaattcgattcaactgtatgcaaaactaattatacaattgcagcgaaataggccagcgaattatacaaaataggccagcgaattatacaattgtatatgtatagcgaattatacagttttatgtttgctatggagcgcaattatgcaaactttgctatagcatacaaatatgaattttttgtttgctatatgtgaaataagggcaactttcacatatagcaaacaaaaaattcatatttgtatgctatagcaaactttgcataattgcgctccatagcaaacataaaactgtataattcgctatacatatacaattgtataattcgctggtctaaattgtataattcgctggcctatttcgctggaattgtataattcgctatcctatttcactgcgaTTGTATAATgcaaaattgtataattcgctgcctatttcgctgcaatatttttataaaaattgatttgcatacagttgaatcgaattaaaatgtatgtatattgcataattataagtgtatagcaagaaaatatatgtttttctctcgctttatataaaaacagaaacacaatatatacacttctgttgtataaagctagagaaaattgtatttcactgcaattgtataattcgcaattgtataatttgttggcctttttctctgcaatatttgaagtaaaatgtttgtaaattgtataattaagtgtataacacgaagatatatatttttgcatgtgtatatacaattttctctcgctttctACAAAACgaaaacagaattatacacttctgtgtataaagcgagagaggcgagcgagaatggagagtggcgagcgaaatttctgggagagagacgctggcaaattttagctaacgtttgctatggagcacaattaaatcaaaccctagctattccatttattttaggttattagtttgctattatatatacaattttccctattttttataatatattaatgtaatttttccttcttatttGTAGGCGTGTGGATTTAATTTCATAGTCTAATTTCGTTGGATAAGTTGGGCTAATTCAAGAGATCCTAATGGGCCTAATAACGGATCAATCTTTTTGGGAAGTCCATAAAAAAAAAGCAACTATTTCATCCCCGAAACGAGTACGACGTCGTTTGTAAGCTTTCTTGGTCGACCAGAGCGTGcttcttgattttcttgagCTTCGTTCCCATTTCCCTCTTTCTCTGTATAGGAACCACAACAAACCCTAGCCTAATTTACAAGCCATAGCCATGACGATCCGGCAGCTCTTAACCCTAGCCCGCCGGTCCCGAAACCTATCCTCATCCCATTCACTGCGGCGTCTTTCTTCGGCGTCTGCCGCCGTCGCCGCCACATCCTCCTCCGCCCCGGCCATCGGTCCGCCACCCCCAGATGCAATGATCTACGATCGATTGGCTGAAGACATTAAACGAAAGATCAAAAGACTCGAGAATCCTGATTCCCGATTTCTTCAGTACAACTCACCACACCCAACTTTAGCCGACCACACATCAATCCTCAGCTTCCCCTCTACGCGCGTGACTACACTACCGTCGGGCCTGCGTGTGGCCACGGAGACTAATCTCGCTGTCAAGACTGCCACCGTTGGGGTATTCATTGATGCAGGGTCAAGGTTTGAGACCGATGAGACTAATGGAACAGCTCATTTTCTTGAGCATATGATCTTTAAGGGTACTGAAAAGAGGACTTCTTGGGAAATGGAGGAGGAGATTGAGAATATGGGTGGACATTTGAATGCCTATACTTCCAGGGAGCAAACAGCATACTATGCTAAAGTGTTGGATAATGATGTCCCTGTAGCTTTGGATATTTTGGCTGATATACTTCAGAATTCTAAGTTCGAAGAGAAAAAGATTGAACGTGAACGTGATGTCATCCTTAGGGAGATGGAGGAGGTGCACTTTTTTTCTCTATTCTTTTATCTCTGAATATCAAGTTTGCTGTTTTTTCCATCCGTGTTAATGAGCTGCAATAAACCTATGTTATATTCTACTAGCCTCTGCATGCACTTGAAGCTTAACCAGTAAGCTGGTCACTAAAAACTAATTGGCATATTCATGTAAATTGACTAGTTTTACACTAACCGCTAACCTAGCAACCCTCATTACCCTCACGTAGGGTAAGGAACTTGCTCTAACCCCAGTTCTGAAATTCAAGATCACTTACGTTCTTGTTGAGTTCCCGGGATGCTAAAAGGTTTTAATTTTACTGTTTCATCGTTTTTCTTTTACTTCCATTTAAAATTACCTCTAGCTTCTTCAGTTTTATGAAAGTATACAGTCCATAGTATTTGAGTACAGTTGCAGACAGGTAGATGTTGAAATGGTTTGCTGATTAATATCCTAAGATTTTATTGAGGATTATTGTGCTTCAGGGAGTTGCTCTTGTTGATACAATGTAGTATTAAGTACTAACTGCTATGTATCTCATTATTTGAGAGATTAAGAGCCATAATGTAGGAAAGGAAATGGCCGTGCATTAAGTTTGTGATTGACCTTACAAAGAGAAGACATTCCTCTCTACAGAAACAGAAGAGAGGAACATCACAGAATCCAAAAAGTTACTCCTGTAGTGAGCTTATGAAACCTATCATGCTGCCTGTATCATATACAACCTGAAAATTAGCAATCCATTATAACTATCTGTTTGCAGGTCGAAGGTCAAACAGAGGAAGTCATCTTTGACCACTTGCATTCAACTGCATTCCAGTACTCACCTTTGGGTAGGACTATTCTTGGACCTGCCCAGAATATAAAGACAATCACCAGAAGTCATCTGAAGGACTACATATCAACACATTATACCGCTCCCAGAATGGTATTTAGAAAtgatttcatcttctttttcttagtcTGTCTTGCTTGTTAGCTCAAACTTGATTCTTCAAGTATTATCATAATCTGCTGTATTAACTCTCAGCCTTTTCCGTGGACATTAAAATAGGTAATTGTTGCTTCTGGGCCTGTTAAACATGAAGAATTTGTTGAGCAAGTTAAGAAACAGTTTACTAAACTTTCAACCAATCCGACTACGGCCTCAGAATTGGTTGCCAGAGAACCAGCAATTTTTACAGGTTCAGAGGTATGCCTATCTTATCAGGGTTTCACGGTGCTTTTTTCAGTAGAATAAGTTCTTATGCTGATCATTTTACCAAAATCAGGTTAGGGTAATTGATGATGACATTCCATTGGCACAATTTGCTGTTGCTTTTCAAGGGGCACCATGGACTGATCCAGATGCCATTCCACTGATGGTAATGCAATCCATGCTGGGCACTTGGAATAAAAATGCCGGAGGAGGGAAACACATGGGGTGAGTGTATCACTAGTTCTTTTACAATCCATGTCATCGCAAGCATGTCAATGGATCTCTGTCTCATGTTTTTATGGGACTTCCTAATCATTTGCAGCTCCGATCTGGCACAAAGTGTTGGCATTAATGAACTTGCTGAGAGCATGATGTCTTTTAACACCAACTATAAGGATACTGGGTTGTTCGGCGTGTATGCTGTTGCAAAGGTACAAATCTTTAACACCTAGTGTTCCTTCTACTGGAGAGAATGTAGTATGATGATGCATTACCTTATTTTCTTGCATTTTCTTccatcaaataaaatttgttttgtttttcttttttagtgtgtgtgtgtgtgtgtgtgtgagagagagagagagagagagagagagagagagagtctgAGAGGGGTGGATCTGTTGGTTAGCTGAACAGCTGCTATAGATGCAAGCTCTTGCTCGGCTGATTGGAGTATTAGAGTTTGATGTAAAGGTTTTAATGCGCCGCATCTTGTATCGTGGGTTTATGTATTCAAATGTACCTTTTATCCTTCAGcttgtttttattttcattatgattaAAATGTAGTCTAGATTCTTGAATATGCTTAAAAAGTATTCTAAGTGTTTATTGGTTGTATATTGAATGCGGAGTGAAGTAGTTCTTTTTCAATGTCATCTACTGCTCATGTTTTGGACAGATGTAGTTCATATATTATTAGACAAGGTGGTGCTCATCTGCTTGGATTTTTTGAGATATTGTGGTTAGTATAAACtgagtaattttatttatttgttcttaaaAGAAGCAGATCTTTGCTCTAATGACCAAAAAAAGATGGTTAGGTGTTGGTATTGTGACCCTTTTGACTGGCATGTGGTTGTAAATAATTCTAGTATATATTAGGCAAGGTAGTTCTGATCTTCTTGGATTTTTTGAGATGATTTGGTTAATATAAACTGagcaatttttttatttgttcttaaaagaaacattttttttctctaaagaCAAAACTAATATGATTACGTGTTGTATTACCATCCTTTTTATGGTTGTGAATAATCCTTGTTTTATCTTAAATGAATTCTTAATGTGCAGCCTGATTGTTTGAGTGATTTGTCCTACTGCATTATGCGCGAGATAAGCAAATTGTGCTACCGGGTTTCGGATGCTGATGTGACTCGTGCTTGCAACCAGGTATGTGTTACTTAATGTTTAAACAGTCTGGCTAGTTGTTATTACTCCTTgctgtttttctttgtttctctCTAACCAATATCGGTTTGCAGTTGAAGTCTTCTCTCATGCTACACATTGATGGAACTAGTCCTGTTGCTGAAGACATTGGGCGTCAGGTACTATTCTGATATCTGATTCAGTGGTTGTACACATGTGTTTTGTCATGATTGTAATTAGTATTTTCTCATTAAGTTTATTCCTTGTAATTTCGGGGAGAAGTGGTGGGATTGGGTGGTATCATAGATAAGACGCTGCAAATGTAACTTATTTCCTTCTCTCACGGTATTAGTTTCCAGAAGAATGTTCTGGACACCTACATATATGTGCATAAAAGAGACACTGAATTGCTTCATG
This window of the Solanum pennellii chromosome 2, SPENNV200 genome carries:
- the LOC107009685 gene encoding probable mitochondrial-processing peptidase subunit beta, mitochondrial produces the protein MTIRQLLTLARRSRNLSSSHSLRRLSSASAAVAATSSSAPAIGPPPPDAMIYDRLAEDIKRKIKRLENPDSRFLQYNSPHPTLADHTSILSFPSTRVTTLPSGLRVATETNLAVKTATVGVFIDAGSRFETDETNGTAHFLEHMIFKGTEKRTSWEMEEEIENMGGHLNAYTSREQTAYYAKVLDNDVPVALDILADILQNSKFEEKKIERERDVILREMEEVEGQTEEVIFDHLHSTAFQYSPLGRTILGPAQNIKTITRSHLKDYISTHYTAPRMVIVASGPVKHEEFVEQVKKQFTKLSTNPTTASELVAREPAIFTGSEVRVIDDDIPLAQFAVAFQGAPWTDPDAIPLMVMQSMLGTWNKNAGGGKHMGSDLAQSVGINELAESMMSFNTNYKDTGLFGVYAVAKPDCLSDLSYCIMREISKLCYRVSDADVTRACNQLKSSLMLHIDGTSPVAEDIGRQLLTYGRRIPATELFARVDAVDASTIKRVANRFIFDQDVAISALGPIQTLPDYNWFRRRTYMLRY